The nucleotide window agaAGAATCATCAACAATAAAACAACTTTGAACTTGGAATTTAAGTGATTAACATGGAAGATGTGCTCGCTGGTATCAGTTATCAGCTGCCTTAAAAATAACGTCAATGTATAATGTTGGATCAGGCTTGACTGGCACTGTCACTCTCAGGCCATATCAATCTGGCAAGAAAAATAACACCATATATCTTCCAAAGTCCTTGAAAAATTGTCATTATAATGAAAGAAAACACCAATGAGGGAAAGCACACGTCAAACATTGGGTCGCTGgctgtatttatatctatacAAGTTTCAAATTACAAGCTGTTCCTAATTCTGTGGAGCTAGGATACTCAAAAGACAAAGATGAGTTCTTAGAAGAATcatcaacaagaaaaacaacttTGAACTTGGACTTCGAGTGGCTAACATGGAAGATGAGCTGGTATCAGTTATCAGTtgccttaaaaataaaaggaaatagtCAAAACATATTCCAGTTTGAATTCAACAAGGATTCTGTTTATCACATATATCACGGTCAAGTCCTCTCCTGGTGGCCCAAAGGTTTCAATATCAATAATTTGCATTATGTGGTTGTTGTTTGCCGACTTCTCAATTTGCAGTGATGTTTGCATCCTTTTCAAGCATGTTTGCTcttatatatgaaaatatacATGAGCAACGGCACATACACAAAGCAACATGCTAGTGCAAGCTTATAACCTAATGGCTCATgccttccttctcttcctcttattCCCTTACATTATATCCACAAATATTCATGCCTGCAAACAAAATGAACGCAGCTCCCTCCTGTCCTTTGCCTCCACTCTATCTCCTTTAAATTGGACATCCATTGATTATGATTGCTGTCGTTGGAACGGCATCACTTGTGATCAAGATGGTTGGGTCACCCATTTGCTCTTGCCTTCCAAAGGGCTCAAAGGAGgtatctctccctcttcacTTGCAAATCTCACGCGTCTCATCCACTTGAACCTTTCCCACAATTCACTATATGGTTCACTTGAAACTCAgttctttttgtctttgaaTCGACTTGATATCCTTGATTTGAGCTATAACTGTCTTTCTGGAGAGCTACCAATTTCTCCACTATCTAGCAATATCCGGTCAATTGATTTGTCCAGCAATCACTTCTTTGGTGCAATTCCATCTTCATTCTTCCAACAAGCAAGCAACTTAACTAGTTTCAATGTCAGCAACAATAGCTTCACAGGGTATGTCCCATCCTCTATTTGTCTCCAACATTCTTCTCCCTTCCTTAGgctattggatttttcttccaatttatTTAATGGCGACCTTGCTCCTGGATTAGGAAAGTGTTCTGAACTGCAGGTTTTTCGTGCCAATCACAATAACCTCTCAGGATTACTTCCAGAAGATATCTATAATGCTACCAAACTGGAAGAAATTGCATTACCTCTCAATTCACTACATGGAGCCATTAGTGGTAAAATTGTCAACCTCACCAACCTTGCCATCCTTGACCTTTCCTCTAATCATTTTGGAGGCGAGCTTCCTCTCAATTTGGGGAAGCTCTCCAAGTTGAAGTTTGTGACCTTAGATTTCAACAATTTAGAAGGTGTGTTGCCCTCATCTTTGATGAATTGCACAAACCTTGTAGAACTGCGTTTGGGAAACAACCACTTGGAAGGAGATATCTCTGTGCTTGATTTCTCAAGACTGAGTCAACTTACTAAACTTGACCTAAGGATCAATAACTTCACTGGTACGGTTCCAGTAAGCCTTTACTCATGTAGGTTCCTAAAAGCCATTCGGTTGACTGGAAATAATCTAGAGGGACAAATACAAGATGAGATACTTTCATTGAAATCCTTGTCCTTCCTCTCGCTTGGTTACAACCGATTCACCAACCTCACAGGGGCAATGAAGATATTGATGAGTTGCAAAAGTCTTCACGCACTCTTGCTTAGCGGTTCCTTTGTGGGTGAGGGAATGCCATCTGATGATGACATGGTTGATTATGTTGGATTCCAAAATCTTCGGCTCTTGGGTTTGGTTCGTTCTAACCTCACTGGTCAAATACCTTTTTGGTTATCAAAGCTCAAGAATTTAGAGATCTTGGCTCTGGGTTTCAATCAAATCACAGGGCCGATTCCAAGTTGGTTGGGGACTCTTCCTAGACTGTTTTATATAAGCTTGTCACACAACCAAATTTCAGGTAAATTTCCACAGCAACTTTGTCGACTACCAAGGTTGCTTCATGAACCAATTGCATCTCAAGGAGAcaattatgaatttgaatttcctGTCTACAGCAGCAGCATCAGCATAACCGCAAATCAAACTTTTCTATCGCaaaaattgtgtttttttccaGCAACGATAGACTTGTCTACGAATAACATTGTTGGTGATATACCCACTGAGATAAGCCAATTGCATCTTCTCTACACGTTGAGTCTTGACTCCAACAACTTCTCCGGTGTCATTCCAGACCAAATATCTAACCTAAAAAATTTAGAGGTTTTGAACCTCTCCATGAATCACTTGTCTGGAATAATCCCAGCATCATTGGCGAGtcttaatttcttaaaagaatTTAATGTCTCATATAATAACCTCGAAGGATCGATACCAATAGGCACCCAGCTCCAAAGCTTCGAAGTTTCTGCGTTTGAGGGGAACCCAAAACTTTGTGGTGCGCCACTTCCAAAGTGCTCACCAAATAAGGGCATTGATGCAGataacaagaacaacaaagaTGTGTACAAATGGCTTCATCAACTTCCATGGTTTTATATCTTTGCAGCATTGGGGTTTATAGTGGGATTTTGGGGAGTTTgtggttgtttaattattcaCAAGACATGGAGATATGCATATTTTCGATTCATAAACAAAGTACAAGATAGGCTCCTCTATGTGATGATAACAGTCCCCCTCAACAAGATGGACAGAAGACTTCGAGGCtagatatatattattaatattgtactttttattttgcattttcagtttgcttttcctttttttttttttttttttccttttcttcttcttcatttctaGTCATGACAGATTCACCTGACAAATTTTTCACATAAAAAGACTGCATTGTCGTCGGATGGACCTCTTCCATGAAGTGATAGGACCTATCCATCCTTTCTATTTCCCGTAAAGCTAGGATACGGTTATCCTTTTGGCATCATTCAGAATCATTTATAAGTACTAATAGCTGGTACAGAGAGGGGTCATGAATGCCTTTCCTTTAATTTGCTTCCGAATCTGCCAACCTATCAAGAGGCcctgaaagaaaacaaatgcaaTTAACTACCCATAATTTAAAATCCGccaaacatttaaaaaggaagaagaaaaagacttAAAAACCAAAgacttaaaattgaaatgaaaattcatgGCTTGCAGACAACgctgaaaaaataaagcagACGGCGGAGCTTTGGGGCCTGGGGGGCCCGCTAATTCTTCTCCACTCAtttctcttctcctcttcttcatattcttcTGTGCGAGAAGTTGAGAACTGAGAAAGATCACGACCTTTTTTTGGTCCGAAACTAAAATGGGTTGGATCATATTGAACTCAGCCAGAACCCAATACTTTATTTTGCAAATGTTGGGCCAGAACCGACCCAGTTTTGGCCCAATTAGCAGAAAAAGCTTATCTTTTGAGACTTTGAATTAGAATGCAGAGAATTGGAGGAGAGTTGAAAATGGCGAAGAAAGGAAGCTGAAAGTTGAACGTTGCTATTATTGTAACATCctacatcgaccaacggagagggggtgatgtgccttatatgtacatgcctaCCTCCATCTaacacgaggccttttggaagttcactggcttcggagaaatgagaactccgaagttaagcgagttggggctagagcaattccAGGATGGGTGATCCACTTGGAAGTTGCTAGTGAGTtctcagaaacaaaaccgtgagggcagagaggggggcacaaagcagacaatatcgtgctacggcggagccaaTCCAGGATGTGAccatttggtatcagagccactctaccgtatggtgcgagtgtgccgaagaggacgtcgggcccctaAGGGGGGTTGATTGTAACATCTCACATCGACcatgtaagatcccacatcgaccaacggagagggggtgatgtgccttatatgtgcacacccgcatccatctagcacgaggccttttgggagctcactggcttcggagtcgtaggaactccgaagttaagcgagttaggggctagagcaatcccaggatgggtgacccactgggaagttgctcgtgagctcccagaaacaaaaccgtgcgggtagagaggggggcccaaagcggacaatatcgtgctacggcggagccgatcccgggatgtgacaatttggtatcagagccactctgccgtgtggtgcgagtgtgccgacgaggacgtcgggcccctaaggggggtggattg belongs to Prunus persica cultivar Lovell chromosome G4, Prunus_persica_NCBIv2, whole genome shotgun sequence and includes:
- the LOC18781260 gene encoding receptor-like protein 2 isoform X1 encodes the protein MLVQAYNLMAHAFLLFLLFPYIISTNIHACKQNERSSLLSFASTLSPLNWTSIDYDCCRWNGITCDQDGWVTHLLLPSKGLKGGISPSSLANLTRLIHLNLSHNSLYGSLETQFFLSLNRLDILDLSYNCLSGELPISPLSSNIRSIDLSSNHFFGAIPSSFFQQASNLTSFNVSNNSFTGYVPSSICLQHSSPFLRLLDFSSNLFNGDLAPGLGKCSELQVFRANHNNLSGLLPEDIYNATKLEEIALPLNSLHGAISGKIVNLTNLAILDLSSNHFGGELPLNLGKLSKLKFVTLDFNNLEGVLPSSLMNCTNLVELRLGNNHLEGDISVLDFSRLSQLTKLDLRINNFTGTVPVSLYSCRFLKAIRLTGNNLEGQIQDEILSLKSLSFLSLGYNRFTNLTGAMKILMSCKSLHALLLSGSFVGEGMPSDDDMVDYVGFQNLRLLGLVRSNLTGQIPFWLSKLKNLEILALGFNQITGPIPSWLGTLPRLFYISLSHNQISGKFPQQLCRLPRLLHEPIASQGDNYEFEFPVYSSSISITANQTFLSQKLCFFPATIDLSTNNIVGDIPTEISQLHLLYTLSLDSNNFSGVIPDQISNLKNLEVLNLSMNHLSGIIPASLASLNFLKEFNVSYNNLEGSIPIGTQLQSFEVSAFEGNPKLCGAPLPKCSPNKGIDADNKNNKDVYKWLHQLPWFYIFAALGFIVGFWGVCGCLIIHKTWRYAYFRFINKVQDRLLYVMITVPLNKMDRRLRG
- the LOC18781260 gene encoding receptor-like protein 2 isoform X2; the protein is MSATIASQGKCSELQVFRANHNNLSGLLPEDIYNATKLEEIALPLNSLHGAISGKIVNLTNLAILDLSSNHFGGELPLNLGKLSKLKFVTLDFNNLEGVLPSSLMNCTNLVELRLGNNHLEGDISVLDFSRLSQLTKLDLRINNFTGTVPVSLYSCRFLKAIRLTGNNLEGQIQDEILSLKSLSFLSLGYNRFTNLTGAMKILMSCKSLHALLLSGSFVGEGMPSDDDMVDYVGFQNLRLLGLVRSNLTGQIPFWLSKLKNLEILALGFNQITGPIPSWLGTLPRLFYISLSHNQISGKFPQQLCRLPRLLHEPIASQGDNYEFEFPVYSSSISITANQTFLSQKLCFFPATIDLSTNNIVGDIPTEISQLHLLYTLSLDSNNFSGVIPDQISNLKNLEVLNLSMNHLSGIIPASLASLNFLKEFNVSYNNLEGSIPIGTQLQSFEVSAFEGNPKLCGAPLPKCSPNKGIDADNKNNKDVYKWLHQLPWFYIFAALGFIVGFWGVCGCLIIHKTWRYAYFRFINKVQDRLLYVMITVPLNKMDRRLRG